The following are encoded in a window of Vicugna pacos chromosome 2, VicPac4, whole genome shotgun sequence genomic DNA:
- the LOC140688761 gene encoding uncharacterized protein: MAGSPLRPRLFGTSTPSSPCGRSGPGSCRRAPERPLPCHAQGQSANARQDSGRPPGPSPRPPGRGHLRASGLAVLWDAARSRPHGRRQGGRGSGEDTPMVSSPGAPQNATPRPNHDPTAPRATSSCLSTSLCTLSLDPGDARSYAGRSAPQPRAQGRAIKRASEWNYTRNIWNLYSNMQLGENTNGGEKTSCKTSCWEFRHTFCRRLLGQ; this comes from the exons ATGGCTGGCTCACCTCTGCGCCCGCGGCTTTTCGGAACCAGCACACCGAGTAGCCCCTGCGGGAGAAGCGGCCCCGGCTCCTGCAGGCGGGCTCCTGAGCGGCCGTTACCTTGTCACGCACAGGGTCAGTCCGCAAACGCGCGCCAGGATTCAGGCCGCCCCCCAGGGCCTTCCCCTCGGCCACCCGGGCGCGGCCACCTGCGAGCTTCCGGACTCGCCGTCCTCTGGGACGCCGCGCGCTCGCGGCCTCACGGGAGGCGGCAGGGTGGGCGGGGGTCTGGGGAGGACACGCCCATG GTTTCCTCCCCTGGGGCTCCGCAAAATGCGACCCCTCGCCCCAACCACGACCCGACCGCGCCCCGCGCA ACGAGTTCCTGCCTCTCGACCTCGCTGTGCACCCTGAGTCTGGATCCAGGAGACGCCCGGTCCTACGCTGGGCGTTCAGCTCCCCAGCCGCGAGCCCAG GGCCGCGCCATTAAGAGGGCCTCAGAATGGAATTACACCAGAAATATATGGAATCTCTACAGCAATATGCAGTTGGGAGAAAATACAAATGGAGGAG AAAAGACAAGTTGTAAAACAAGTTGTTGGGAATTTCGCCACACTTTCTGCCGCCGTCTACTAGGACAATAG